From Aedes albopictus strain Foshan chromosome 1, AalbF5, whole genome shotgun sequence, one genomic window encodes:
- the LOC134285281 gene encoding uncharacterized protein LOC134285281, with product MEAESPTVPRSPARTDLVPKFWKNDIKGLHKELISFRFMSMTKPTPEARCHVSISEVNNLSGKESNILNDHEPISEQWITIGSGLTPIDCYIELFLIEMLPNEKSKCTIRCKDNLQVSFILKLLRVETSKLHFTKSPKEILVLAKTYKENGVKMFSKYPVFAHSYFNRAAKCLLSCAPLEGLDPAQEGEETITEMQTLLETLYLNISACLIKEHRYDEVLQILQFIALQEKPSEKAIYRMAVAQFQVKQYPEAIKTLERINYATSRDCAALYQQIKTTWQQEQNQYNNMVKKMFG from the coding sequence ATGGAAGCTGAGTCGCCAACTGTGCCGCGATCACCTGCTAGAACTGATCTAGTgccaaaattctggaaaaatgatATCAAAGGACTACATAAAGAATTGATCAGCTTCCGCTTTATGTCAATGACCAAACCAACACCAGAAGCTAGATGTCATGTCAGTATAAGTGAGGTAAACAATCTTTCAGGCAAGGAATCTAACATACTCAACGATCACGAGCCAATTTCTGAACAATGGATCACCATTGGCAGTGGCTTGACTCCAATCGATTGCTACATCGAGCTGTTCCTAATAGAAATGCTGCCTAACGAGAAAAGTAAATGCACTATCAGATGTAAAGATAATCTACAAGTTAGCTTCATTCTTAAGTTGCTGCGGGTCGAAACCTCAAAACTCCACTTTacgaaatctccaaaagaaattTTAGTACTGGCTAAAACATACAAAGAAAATGGAGTAAAGATGTTCTCCAAATACCCAGTTTTTGCTCACTCGTACTTCAACCGTGCTGCAAAATGCTTGCTCTCCTGTGCACCTCTGGAAGGCTTAGACCCCGCACAAGAAGGCGAGGAAACCATCACAGAAATGCAAACTCTACTGGAGACACTGTATCTGAATATCTCAGCTTGTCTTATTAAGGAACACCGGTACGATGAGGTGCTCCAGATCTTACAATTCATAGCTCTTCAGGAGAAGCCATCGGAAAAAGCGATCTACCGCATGGCAGTAGCTCAGTTCCAGGTGAAACAATACCCGGAAGCGATCAAAACTCTCGAAAGAATCAATTACGCTACCAGTAGGGATTGCGCGGCACTGTACCAGCAGATCAAAACCACGTGGCAGCAGGAGCAGAATCAGTATAACAACATGGTGAAGAAAATGTTTGGCTGA